One window from the genome of Scyliorhinus torazame isolate Kashiwa2021f chromosome 3, sScyTor2.1, whole genome shotgun sequence encodes:
- the LOC140408799 gene encoding probable E3 ubiquitin-protein ligase TRIML1 isoform X3, with protein MTPKQSLHDLCAKRDKAEAHIQSLKSRNNVLTSSAEHLKEQISSQYETIRKVLNSDEKATLELIDIEKRVALGKLQKIIKEWTSNLGQIKKSIKATQKVIDPEESQVQNKAQDSNTLSSQATGIKLTAYGYSKKTDNEIQAIKIDEVKFQKLSKLIRNISTNLYSQLQRKIFLLEYSPVILDIASAHRNVLVSKDLTSMSVANESLSVPESPLRFDKVYNILAAKGLMRGKHYWEVDVKPSAQWCVGIAYGSIERKGKHKSTKLGRNRQSWCIELKANQLLAWHNDRNVNCSMKPSKLEKIGVYIDYEKGLAAFYDADSMKLIQEFSSITTSLFDRMHHHFTEPIYPAFRLFPLAVGSTYSDKLKICKLES; from the exons atgacaccaaagcaATCTCTTCATGATCTCTGCGCCAAAAGAGATAAAGCAGAGGCACACATCCAGTCCCTGAAAAGCAGAAACAATGTTCTTACG AGCTCAGCAGAACACCTCAAAGAACAGATTTCCAGCCAATATGAAACAATACGAAAAGTGCTGAACAGTGATGAGAAAGCAACTCTGGAACTCATCGACATTGAAAAGAGGGTTGCTTTGGGAAAACTCCAAAAGATCATCAAAGAATGGACCAGCAACCTAGGTCAGATAAAGAAGTCCATCAAAGCTACACAAAAAGTCATTGACCCAGAAGAAAGCCAAGTGCAAAATAAAGCTCAAGACAGCAACACGCTGTCAAGTCAGGCTACA GGTATCAAACTTACTGCATATGG TTATTCAAAGAAAACCGATAATGAAATCCAGGCCATTAAAATTGATGAAGTCAAGTTTCAGAAGTTATCGAAGCTCATTCGGAATATTTCAACCAACCTATATTCGCAATTGCAACGCAAGATATTTTTATTAG AATACTCACCAGTTATCCTCGACATTGCATCAGCCCACAGAAATGTGCTAGTGTCAAAGGATCTAACTAGCATGTCTGTTGCTAATGAGTCACTGAGTGTTCCTGAGAGCCCTTTGCGATTTGACAAGGTCTATAATATCTTAGCTGCCAAAGGTCTGATGAGGGGAAAACATTACTGGGAAGTGGACGTCAAGCCTTCCGCACAATGGTGCGTTGGAATTGCGTATGGATCCATAGAACGGAAAGGGAAGCACAAGTCTACAAAACTGGGAAGAAACAGACAGTCCTGGTGTATTGAACTAAAAGCTAACCAGCTTTTAGCTTGGCACAACGATAGAAATGTCAACTGTAGTATGAAGCCCTCGAAGTTGGAAAAAATAGGGGTATACATTGACTATGAGAAAGGGCTCGCTGCATTTTACGATGCTGACAGCATGAAGTTGATACAAGAGTTCTCCAGTATCACAACAAGTCTTTTCGACAGAATGCACCATCATTTCACTGAGCCAATCTATCCTGCTTTTCGCCTCTTTCCTCTGGCTGTTGGTTCTACCTACTCTGATAAGTTGAAGATATGCAAACTAGAAAGTTAG